TATATTTCAGGCTGTGTAAACCAGTTGCTTATGTAATAGAACATGGtgtaattttccatttacaaTTTCAATACTGTAATAAGAAAGCAAtcaaagcacaaacaaaacacactttAAATGGGGCTGCAGGTAATATTTCCATAATGGCTGTCCTTAAAAATTTTGgctgtttcttcttccccccccccccccccagcctcgaATTCTTTCTACTTAACTCGGTCatttaattgaaagaaaatcaaCTTAAAGCAGATGAAGGACCATCTTAAACCAATTGCAGCTAtgggcaaagaagaaaaaagactcTAACAGCATAATCCATGGTTAACACTCGGGTGGGTTAAATTAACGCCATTTCTCATCCTGCTTTCAGGATGAGACCTGAGGCTCTGCAGTGAGTGTGCTGTAAACCTGTGGGCAAAAGGGCTGTTTGCCTTGGTCCCTCTCTCTCGGATCTGGAAGTTCACCATTTCCCAAGCATCTGCCGATGACTGCCTGGTTTTACCGGCCTCGTCGGCGTTAGCACTGCATGGTGGGAAGCTGCCTGCTTGCCCACTGCTTGTAGGAggcatggaatcatagaatcacagaatgctttgggttggaagggacctttagagatcacccagcccagcccctgcagtgccagggacagctctaaccagatcagggtgctcacagccccgtccagcctggcctgggatgttgccagggatggggcctccactgcctctctgggcaaccccttccagtgcttcaccacccacattgtaaaaaatgtctttcttatgtctagtctaaataaCGCGGTGCGGTCCGTCGGGCTGGGGCACGGGCGTTAAGCCGTGAGGGGTAGTGAGGGATGGGCGATCCCATTGTGCCGCCATGGGCGGCTGATGGCGGAGTTCACCTCACCGCAGTAGGACGGGGATGGCTCTTCCGAAATCCTGCTGGATTGCTAAGAAAAGGGCCTCCCGGGGGtggctcagctctgcctgctgatcCCCAGGGCTCTCCGGTCACACCGCCAGCTGGAGCCGGGTCCTGAAAAATGCGGTTTTAAGTCAAGACCCAGTGCTCAGGTGAGGAACTCGTTCTTCGCGGCAACGGGGAAGGAGCCCGACCGCCAGCTCCTGGGTAGAAACGGGGGAGACTCAGGTGAGGCCGGATCCTGACTGGACTGATTTGCTGGCACGGGCTCTgagttttgctctttttcccttcacttcCAAACGAACACACGCAAGAGGACGAACCATTTTTCCCTGCCCCTCAGCGGGCGGGCTGTTGTCCCCGACCATCGCTCTCACCCCTCCCATTCAGAGAGTTCAGCGGTGAAGCAGGACACGTAACACGGTTTTGATGAGGAGAAGTTAAGTTTATTTCGCAGAGGTTGATCGAGCCCTGGGTGCAGGGCCGGCGGAACACAGCGGGAAcgccgccggcccgccccgctggggcccgccccgccgcccctcggaggccgccgggccgggccaacatggcgggcagcggcggcgcctCCGTGGTGACCCGCGGCGGTGGCCGAGGCCTGCGGCAGTGACGTCACCCTTGCCCCCCGCCCGCGAGCCCTACCGCGTTGCCGTGGcgacgcccccccccccgccgctcccgcagGAGCGAGGCGCTCCGGTTGCCATAGCAATGGCGATGCCGTTGCCATTAGCGGcgtggccccgccccctccgcggAGCGGCGGTGGTCACGTGCCGCGCTCGATGCGCTCGGCGCTCGCAGGAGCTGGCGACGATCGGTGTTCGGCTCCCCCCGGCGGCGAGTGGGCGACCGGAggcacccccggcccggcccggccccccgccccgccggcgaCATGTCCACCGCCATGAACTTCGGCAGCAAAAGCTTCAAGCCGCGGCCGCCGGACAAGGGCGCCTTCCCGCTGGATCACTTCGGTGCGGTAACGCGGGCCTGGCCTCCCCGCGGCCCAGCGCCGggcctccccccccgcctcaggGGGAcgcgggcccggggccgccgcccgaGCCCGGCGGTAGCGCGGCCCTCGCTGTCTCTTTCAGGGGAGTGCAGCGCCTTCAAGGAGCGGTTCATGGAGTGCCTCCGCGACAGCGGCTACCAGAGCGGTGCCTGCCGGCAGCGCGCCATGGCCTACCTG
This sequence is a window from Pelecanus crispus isolate bPelCri1 chromosome 11, bPelCri1.pri, whole genome shotgun sequence. Protein-coding genes within it:
- the COX19 gene encoding cytochrome c oxidase assembly protein COX19; protein product: MSTAMNFGSKSFKPRPPDKGAFPLDHFGECSAFKERFMECLRDSGYQSGACRQRAMAYLECRMERQLMANEPLEKLGFKDLIDEKSEAKPEKL